From Paenibacillus sp. PK3_47, the proteins below share one genomic window:
- the crtI gene encoding phytoene desaturase family protein yields the protein MSRVAVVGSGIGGLTAALLLSRRGHAVTVYERAGQVGGRVAFEEMGPYRIDRGPTIVLLPEMLTGILEEGGLPPGSLELLRCDPLCRIHFKSGRVLTKLGGTEEQAAEIERQYPGEGKGFLRFMKDMARLYPQGKASFLERDYPYRRQFFSPANLALMTRLRAYKSLRSAVGGYFRSEELRDAFSLQSLYIGGAPFRTPGIYTMLPYAESAFGIWMLKGGYGMLPQILSAELLRRGVQIYTDTEVESLIVENGRCRGIRTGGAETRYDAVLYNGEFPYLEELLPQELFKTSQPAAKPAEKMNAARRQKIPRGNYQPSSGCLLIYAGASRRWPESETHQFFLPESLDDNLRELFDHGRISHLPSYYVFNPVMADDQAAPPGESVLYFLIPVPADPGLNWDEIAGPLADRVLADAEERGFPGLSASLVWRKLRTPADAEQEGLFGGGSFGIAPVLSQLGVFRPQPKPYPIKGLYAAGASVHPGGGVPIVMQGARMAVHEMIKELSDDEQRNLGAM from the coding sequence GTGAGCCGGGTCGCCGTTGTCGGCAGCGGGATCGGCGGATTGACGGCTGCGCTGCTGCTCAGCCGCCGCGGGCACGCGGTTACCGTATATGAACGTGCCGGGCAGGTCGGCGGACGGGTCGCTTTTGAAGAGATGGGCCCGTACCGGATTGACCGCGGCCCGACGATCGTCCTCCTGCCGGAGATGCTGACCGGCATCCTGGAAGAGGGCGGGCTCCCGCCCGGCAGCCTGGAGCTCCTGCGCTGTGATCCGCTCTGCCGGATTCACTTCAAGAGCGGACGCGTCCTGACCAAGCTCGGCGGAACAGAGGAGCAGGCTGCCGAGATTGAGCGGCAGTATCCCGGTGAAGGCAAAGGCTTTCTCCGGTTTATGAAGGACATGGCCCGGCTATACCCGCAGGGCAAGGCATCCTTTCTGGAACGGGATTATCCGTACCGCCGGCAATTTTTCAGCCCGGCCAACCTTGCCCTGATGACCCGCCTGCGGGCTTACAAAAGCCTCCGTTCGGCAGTCGGCGGTTATTTCCGCAGCGAGGAGCTGCGTGACGCCTTCTCACTCCAAAGTTTATATATCGGAGGTGCCCCTTTCCGTACCCCGGGTATTTATACCATGCTGCCTTATGCCGAGAGTGCCTTCGGCATCTGGATGCTGAAGGGCGGATACGGAATGCTTCCGCAGATCCTGTCTGCAGAGCTGCTCCGCAGAGGCGTGCAGATTTATACGGATACTGAAGTCGAATCGCTGATTGTAGAGAACGGGCGCTGCCGGGGTATAAGGACCGGAGGCGCTGAGACAAGGTACGACGCTGTATTATATAACGGTGAATTTCCGTACCTGGAAGAGCTTCTGCCTCAGGAGCTGTTCAAGACAAGCCAGCCTGCCGCCAAGCCTGCGGAGAAGATGAATGCTGCGCGCAGACAGAAAATTCCGCGCGGGAATTACCAGCCCTCCTCCGGATGCCTGCTGATCTACGCGGGGGCCTCCAGACGGTGGCCGGAGTCGGAGACCCACCAGTTTTTCCTGCCGGAGAGCCTGGATGACAATCTTCGCGAGCTGTTCGATCACGGCCGGATTTCGCATCTGCCCTCTTATTATGTATTTAACCCGGTTATGGCCGATGATCAGGCTGCTCCTCCGGGAGAAAGTGTGCTGTATTTCCTTATCCCCGTCCCGGCTGATCCAGGTCTTAACTGGGATGAAATTGCCGGACCGCTGGCAGACCGGGTACTGGCTGATGCAGAGGAAAGAGGTTTTCCCGGCCTTTCCGCAAGTCTTGTCTGGCGCAAGCTCCGTACACCGGCAGATGCAGAACAGGAAGGACTGTTCGGAGGAGGCAGCTTTGGAATTGCGCCGGTGCTTAGCCAGCTGGGCGTTTTCCGTCCCCAGCCGAAGCCGTATCCCATTAAAGGCCTTTATGCCGCAGGCGCTTCCGTGCATCCGGGGGGCGGCGTACCGATTGTAATGCAGGGAGCCCGGATGGCCGTTCATGAAATGATAAAGGAGCTGAGTGACGATGAACAAAGAAATCTTGGGGCAATGTGA
- the crtI gene encoding phytoene desaturase family protein, with the protein MTGRNSTARVAVVGAGPGGLAAAMLLAAEGYEVEVYEKQDDVGGRSAELRLGEYRFDRGATFLMMPHLLEELFASAGRSLSSYVSLKELDPLYSLHFGDTVFTPSTHQERTAGEIERLFPGNGAGYRRFMSDEAEKFERVMPLLQRPFQKLGDYVKKDVFHALPKLHAADTVYNRLSKYFDDERLRWAFTFQAKYLGMSPWDCPGTFTILSFLEHRYGLYHPIGGINRVLRAMGEVIAEHGGRVHTSCGVQRVIVQNGQAAGLLLENGDKVEADYVVIGADFGSAMTRLFEPGVLKRYAPDKIARKRYSCSTAMLYLGVDGPVGLGHHSVHFAEDYRRNVDEITRQGILSDDPSIYVHNPSAIDPTLAPEGKSSLYVLMPVPNLTSGINWLQEKEAVEARMMERLEKIPSLAGLSGRVEERLFFSPMDWQYKLDVYNGATFNLAHDLGQMMYLRPHNTFQEVRNLWLVGGGTHPGSGLPTIFESAKISARLLKEHDRAVRGRSVQVAAGPGVSL; encoded by the coding sequence TTGACTGGACGAAACAGCACCGCAAGGGTTGCCGTGGTCGGGGCGGGTCCGGGAGGGCTTGCTGCTGCCATGCTGCTTGCGGCCGAGGGCTATGAAGTGGAGGTTTACGAGAAGCAGGATGATGTTGGCGGGCGTTCCGCAGAGCTAAGGCTCGGGGAATACCGCTTTGACCGCGGAGCCACTTTTCTGATGATGCCCCACCTGCTGGAGGAGCTCTTTGCTTCTGCGGGCCGCTCCCTGAGTTCTTATGTTTCTTTAAAAGAGCTTGACCCGCTCTACTCGCTGCACTTCGGAGACACCGTATTTACCCCCTCCACCCACCAGGAAAGAACGGCAGGGGAGATTGAACGGCTGTTTCCCGGCAACGGGGCAGGCTACCGGCGATTTATGTCCGACGAGGCTGAAAAGTTCGAGAGAGTAATGCCGCTCCTGCAGCGCCCTTTTCAAAAGCTGGGGGACTACGTCAAAAAGGATGTATTCCACGCGCTGCCGAAGCTGCATGCGGCGGATACCGTTTACAACCGGCTGTCCAAGTATTTTGATGACGAACGGCTGCGCTGGGCATTCACGTTCCAGGCCAAATATCTGGGAATGTCGCCATGGGATTGTCCCGGCACCTTCACCATCCTTTCATTTTTAGAGCACCGTTACGGGCTTTATCATCCCATTGGCGGCATTAACCGGGTGCTTCGGGCTATGGGCGAAGTGATTGCCGAGCATGGCGGACGTGTCCATACTTCGTGCGGCGTGCAGCGCGTCATTGTACAGAACGGGCAAGCGGCCGGGCTGCTGCTGGAGAACGGCGACAAGGTGGAAGCGGATTATGTGGTGATCGGAGCGGATTTCGGTTCTGCGATGACCCGGCTGTTCGAGCCAGGCGTCCTGAAACGTTATGCACCGGATAAAATCGCCCGCAAGCGCTACTCCTGCTCAACGGCAATGCTGTATCTGGGCGTGGACGGCCCTGTGGGGCTGGGCCATCATTCCGTACATTTTGCCGAGGACTACCGCCGGAATGTAGACGAGATTACACGCCAGGGCATCCTGTCCGATGATCCGTCCATCTATGTTCATAACCCGTCGGCCATTGATCCGACACTGGCGCCGGAAGGCAAGTCTTCCCTCTATGTGCTGATGCCGGTGCCGAATTTGACGTCCGGAATCAACTGGCTGCAGGAGAAGGAAGCCGTGGAGGCCCGGATGATGGAACGGCTGGAGAAGATTCCGTCCCTGGCCGGGTTGTCCGGCAGAGTAGAGGAGCGCCTCTTCTTCTCGCCGATGGATTGGCAGTACAAACTGGACGTATATAACGGCGCAACCTTTAATCTGGCCCATGACCTGGGCCAAATGATGTATCTGCGCCCGCACAACACCTTCCAGGAGGTACGCAATCTGTGGCTTGTCGGGGGCGGAACGCATCCCGGCAGCGGCCTGCCGACGATCTTCGAGTCGGCCAAGATCAGTGCCCGGCTGCTGAAGGAGCATGACCGCGCAGTGCGCGGGCGGAGCGTACAGGTGGCCGCCGGCCCGGGGGTGTCCCTGTGA